The Verrucomicrobiota bacterium JB022 DNA window GATTAAGCCAGGACGCTTCGAGCGATCCCTGCTCGGCGATGAACTTCGCTCCGACATCGGAGCGGTTCCAGACGCAAAATGATCTCTCCCGAAGCTTCAGCGGGGCCGGTGGCCACCGGCCCCGCTGATCCCTGGCCCCCCCAAGCCTGCCAACAGGCTGAGGCCATCGCCAATCTCTTCTTGAGCAGGCCAGATGGCCATACCCGCAGAAGATTCCCGGCAAAATCTGAACACACGGAAACCTACAAGGCGCAAAGTAGGGATTTCGATTCCCTTTACTTCGGGTGTTGAGAAGAGAGGCTCAAGCTTCAATGAATTTCGTGGCGGCTCTGCGGCTTGGCGTGAGGCCCAATCCCGAACCAGAACGAAGCAAACTTATAGCTTCCTAGCGGCGTCTTCCATCGCGACCTTCATCAGGTCGAGGTGGCGCAGGGGGGTCGGCAGGCCGGGGGTGACGCGCACGCCTTTGACGACCGGGTGGTCCACGCCGGCGATGAGGATGTTGTGCTTGTCCCAGAGGAAGTCACCGAGCTGCTTGGGGGTCGCACCCCGCACGCCCACGTTGGAGATCGCGACGTAGCGGGAGGGGTCGGTCGGCGTGTTGAAGTAGATGCGGTCGTGGTCGCGGAAGTCCTGCGTCCAGTAGGTGTTGAGGTAGCGCAGGCGCTCTTCCTTCGCCTTGCCCCCGATCTGCTTGTGAAACTCGATGGCGGTACGCAGCCCGCGGTGGTGGTTGTAGGGGCGCGTGCCCAGCTCTTCCAGCTTGCGGATGTCGTCCACCTTTTTGCCGGTGTCGGCCATCAGCGGCCAGATCTTCTCGATCTTCTCCCGCTTTACGTAGAGCATGCCGAGGCCCACGGGAGAGCACAGCCACTTGTGCAGGCTCGTGCCGAGGTAGTCGCAACCAAGATCCTCGATCTTGTAGTCGATGTGGGCAAAGGCATGGGCGGAGTCGACCAGCACCTCGACGCCGTGGCGGTGGGCCATGTCGCAAATCTTGCGCACCGGCAAGATGTGTCCGGTGATGTTGATCAGGTGGGTGACGTGGAGCAGCTTCGTCCGGGGCGTGATCGCACGCTCCCAGATGGCCACGATCTCGTCGTCGCTCTTCGGATCGAGCGGGATGGCCACCTGCTTGAGCACCACGCCGTAGCGCTTCGCCTTCTGCTCCATCGACTCGACCATGCTGCCGTAATCCTGGTCGGAGTAGACGATCTCGTCGCCCCGCTCCATATCCAGGCCGTTGACGATGATGTTCATCGACTCGGTCGTGTTGCGCGTGATGCAGATTTCTTCCGTCGAAACCCCCGCGAGGGCGGCGAGGTCGGTCCGAGCTTCCTCCAACTCGTCGTGCATCTCCCGACGCATGAAATAGGAGCCTCCGGAATTGATGTCGCGCGCGCCACGCACCGTCGTCTCCAGCGTGGAGAGGGCGGAGGGGCAGAAGTAGCCGTATTCGAGGTTGACGAAATCAGGACGCGGCGCGAACTCACGGCGCACGCGCTGCCAGAACAGTTCGTCCTTGGCCAGCGCGAGCGGAGCCTTGCCTCCCGTGTCGATCGGACCGGCGGCAGCCGACAAATCGGAGGCCAACCAGCCTCGGCTCATACCCACGGCCAACCCACCCACGGCGGCCGTCTTGAAGAAATTGCGACGGAGCATAAGCGGCAGCTCCAGCACAATATGCACCATCGCCGCTAATCGGCTCCATCAGCCCCGGAATTGAGCAAAAGCGAACATTTTTAGCGATTCAACTACCCTACATGCGCACAATTCTGCACAGATAGGGGCGGAGAAGGCCTACTCAACTACGCCTCGTCCGTACCGACAAAGCCTGCCTGGAAGTTGCTGGTGTCGCGCAGCTCGTCGTCGCGGAGGGTAAAGCGGCGGTCGTCCATGCCGTAACGGCGGCGCAGCTCCAGCAAGTCGCGCGCGTGAGGGCCGGAGATGGGCGTCAAAGGCTTGCCGAGCTGGGAGGATACCCAAACCGTGCGGCAGTAGACGTCGGTATTCTCCAGCTTCCAGTAAGCGTCCTCGATGTTGCGGCCCCAGGTGATGACACCGTGGTTTTCCATCAGGATCGACATGTGCTGGCGCGCAGTCTGGCCGATCAGCTCCGCAATCTCGGGTTCGCCGGGGGTGGCGTAGCGGCACATGCCGATCTCGCCGAGAAACACTTCCGCCTCCGGGATGAGGTAGCTGGGCGGCTGCACCTTGGCGACGGCGAAGGCGGTGGCGTGCGCCGGGTGGCCGTGGCAGCAGGCCAACGCGAGCGGCTGGTGGCGCATGATGCCAAGGTGGGTCTTGCACTCGCTGGTGCGGCGGCGGGTGCCCGCCAGCTGGTTGCCCTGCAGGTCCACGAGGCAGATGTCTTCGGGCTCCATGAAGCCCTTGGAGATCATGGTGGCGGTGGAGAGCACGAGGCTATCCCCCACCCGCACGGTGAGGTTACCGCCATTGCCGTCGGTATATTCGCGCTCCCACATGCGGCGGCCAATGTCGCACATCCAGCGCTTCTGGGCCTCGATCCGGGCCGAGTGGAAAAAGTCCTGAATGTCGGCCGGCGTCTGCGGATCGGACCCCGGCTCCCAGGTAAACTTGTAGTCGATGACCGAGGGGCGCGCCCCCACAGTGTCGTCGATCGCGCCCCGCTCGCGCATCAGCCGGGCGGCGTCGCGGGTCAGGCGCACGCCGGGGGGCAAATCATTGAGCTTGAGGCCCGCCGCCAGCACGGCCTCGACATCTTCCACCGTATAGAGCATACTCATCGCCAAGATAGTTCAGGGTCCAATCAACCGCTTTTATGATCGAATTCAATCATAAAGCAGTCCCATCTTCGTCATGCGCCAGCCTCAACAAGTAATTGATCAACGCCGCCGCGAGCTGGCCGAAGCCATCCGGCGCGAGCGCTTCATCCCGGTGGCGGAGGTGTGCCGCCGCTTCGGCATCTCCGAAGCTACGGCCCGCCGCGACTTGCGTTTCCTCGAAAAACACGAGCAGATCAAGCGGCACTTCGGCGGCGCGTTGATGGATTTCGACCGCGACTTCGACTCGTTTCAGCAACGCGTGCGCAAGCGTGAGCCAGAGAAGCGGCGTATTGCCGACCGCTGCGCCGAGTTTGTCGAAGACGGCATGACGTGCTTTCTGGACGCCGGCTCGGCTATTTATTACGTAGCCAGCGCCCTCTGCCGCCGCGATTTCGAATCGCTCGCGGTGGTGACGAACAACATCGCGGTCGCCGAGCTGCTGGGCGAAGAGCCGGGCATCCACACCATCCTCTCCGGCGGGCGCTATTTTGGCCGACAATCCGCCCTGCTGGGGCGCGAGGCCAAGGCGCACCTGAAGGATTACCAGTTCGACCTCTGCCTGTTGGGGGCCGAAGCGATGAACGAGCGTGGCATCTGGAATTCCGACGCCGAGATCGTGGAGCTGCAGCAGGCCGTGATCGAGCAGAGCAAGCGAGCGCTCTTTGCCCTCGATGCCAGCAAGTGGAACCGAACGGCAGGCGAATTCCTCTGCCCGTGGCTCTCGCTCGACTACCTCGTGACGGACTTGCCCCACGCAGAGTTTGCCGAAGGCGGCGGAGGCTTGCCGGCTGAGCGCTACCTGGCGGTTTAGCAACCGTTCGCCATGCCTTGAGATTTGAGCAGAGCCGGCTACCTTGCCCTGCAACAGATGACTCTCCTCATCCTCTACCTGACTCTGGCGGTTGCCGTTTCATTCTTGTGTTCCATTCTCGAAGCCGTGCTGCTCTCGCTCACGCCCTCGTTCATTTCCGCGACCAAGGAGGCAGGCAAGCGCTCAGGCAAGATGCTGGACGACCTGAAGCGCGACGTGGACCGCCCGCTAGCCGCGATCCTCAGCCTCAACACGATTGCGCACACCGTCGGCGCAGCAGGCGTGGGCGCACAGGCGCACGTGGTCTTCCACAGCGTGCCGGTATCCGTCATCTCCGGCGTGCTGACGCTGATCATCCTCGTTTTTTCGGAGATCATCCCCAAGACCATCGGAGCCACCTACTGGCGCGCTCTCGCCGTATCTTCCGCCTACTGCATCCATTGGTTGACGATCCTCCTGTGGCCGCTGGTCGTGCTTTCGCAGGGGATTTCCAAGATGTTGCGCCCGGGCAAGGCCGAGGCCGCCATCAGCCGCGACGAAATGTTTGCCATGGCCGAGCTGGGACACCAGGAGGGCGTGATCGACAGCTCCGACGCTCAGGCCCTGCGCAGCATCGTGCAATTCCAGACCCTGAAGGTCCACGACGTGTTCACGCCCCGCACGGTGGCGGTGATCCTGAAATCGCGGTGCACGGTCCGCGAAGTGATGGACCAGACGCCGGATCTCACCTACTCGCGTTATCCAGTGATGAGCGAGGGCGACACCATCGCCGGTTACGTGCTGAAGAGCGACATCCTCGTGGCGGCCGCCAACGACGAGTGGGACCGCCCGATCGACGATTTTGTGCGCAAGGTACTGGTGATGCCGGAAAACCTGACGCTGAAGCGCGCATTCTCACGCTTCCTGCGCCAGCGCGACCACTTGGCCGTGGTGGTGGACGAGTTTGGCAGCTTTGCCGGCGTATTAACGCTGGAGGATGTGATCGAATCCCTCATCGGCCACGAAATCATGGACGAGGCCGACGACGTGGAAGACTTGCGCGAACTCGCCCGCCAAGCCTCTCCCTATCGCGAGCAAAGCGGAGCGTAAGAGACAAAAAAGGCCATCTCCGCAGTTGGGAAATGGCCTGAAAATCATCAAAAAGCGGCGCGAACTACGCCTGTTTGCGCCAGCGGCGCAGCCCGAGGCCAAACAGACCGGCCAAGCCCAGCGCGAGGCCCGTCTCCGCCGGTTCGGGCACCACCGGAGCCACTTCGCCCGCACGGAAGGAGTCGAAGGCCGTTACAGGGGTACCATCGCCCCCCGCATCCACGTAGAAGAACGCGAACAGGTTTTCCGCACCCGCCAACGCAGGGTTGTCGAGCGTATAGGAGCTGGAGAAGAGCACATCCCCCAGCGTCCCATCGGCAGCCGACCGCTGGAGCAGTATATCGACGGTAAAGCTGTCTGCGCCGATGTAGAGGAGCGACAGTGACGAGTAATACCAGTCACCCGCCTCCAAAACGTCACTGAACGTGTTATAGCGGCTCCAGTCCTGCTCTACCGTCGTATAATTTGCCAGATACACTTCCGAGATAGAGCTATTGAGCAGGAACATGGGATCCATCGCGTAGCCACCTACACTGCTCACGCTGTCGGTGAAGCCCACCCCGGCAAAGTTCGTGTCACCAGTTTGCTGGAAATAGCCGCTGACGGCGTAAGGCGTCCCCGTCGTGAGGGCAAAGCCACTTTGGTAGACAAACGCTTCGCGTCGATCGGCGGAGCTCAAGTCGACGCCGCCCGCGCCGCCAAGACCAGCCGTTGCGCCAACGACGGGCGTGAAGCCGGGGCCGTCGGGGGAGTTGCGGACGAATTGATCCAGATCGGTGGCGTTGTCGAAGTCGATTTCGACAGCGGCGCTCAACGAGGCCGCGATGCTCAAAGACGTAGCGAGCAGAAGCAGGTGTTTCATAAGCGTAGGAAGTTGCGTAAATATCGCAGGACCGGCTTACCTCTTTATCAGTTTCCGCGCTCGTCACAATAAAGTTTCTTATCTATTTGATCCTGTAAATCCCCTCGCCTCCGCTGAAGGAAACGCACTTCCGCCGGGTCGGTAGCCAGAGTGAGAGCCGCTTCGTAGCTGCCCAGCGCTTCGGGCCAGCGACCGAGACGGCGCAGGAGGTCGGCTCGGGCGGCGTGCCAAGGGTGGTAATCATGCAGCGGTAGCCGCTCCAACTCTGCCAGACCCGTCTCGTAGCCGGAAGCCATCGCCACCGCCACCGCGCGGTTGAGCGCGACGACGGGGGATGGATCTCGCCGCACCAGCAGCGTATACAGCGCCACGATTTGCGGCCAATCGGTCGCCTGCACGCTCGGGGCCTCGGCGTGGAGTGCGGCAATCGCAGCCTGCAGGGCGTAGGGGCCGGAGGATTTGCGCAGCACCAGCCCCACCAACCCGATGCCTTCGCGAATCTGCGCCCGGTCCCAGCGCGTCCGGTCCTGCTGCTCCAGCAGCACGATCTCGCCGTTCGCATCCAGACGGGTGGCTTGGCGGGAGTGGTGCAACAACATCAACGCGAGCAGGCCCTGCGCCTCGGCCTCGCGCGGCAACAGCTCGATCAGGTGCCGGGTCAGCCGGATTGCCTGATCGCAAAGCGAAACCTCCGGCACCAGACTGGCGGGGGCCGAGTAGCCAGCGTTGAAGATCAGGTAGAGCACCTTCAACACACGGGTCACGCGCTCCGGCAAAGCCTCCTCCGGCGGGACGGTATAAGGGATGCCCGCGTCGCGAATCTTGGCCTTGGCGCGGGTGAGGCGCTGAGCCATCGTCGGTAGCGGCACGAGAAAGGCGGCGGCCACCTGAGGTGTCGAGAGGCCGCCCAAGGTATTGAGGGTCAACGCCACCTGCGCCTCCGGTGCGAAGGCCGGATGGCAACAGGTGAAGATAAGACGCAGCGTATCGGTGGGCATGGGGCCTTCCTCGGCGGAGGTGAGGGCTTCGGCGATGTCGTGCTGGCGCTCGTTGGCCCAGACGCGGCGGCGGATATGGTCGATGGCCTTGCGCCGGGCCGTCGTGAGCAGCCAAGCCTCCGGCTGCGCAGGCAAGCCCTCGTGGGACCATCGTTGCTGCGCGGCCAGAAAAGCCTCCTGCAGGGCGTCCTCCGCCAGCCCGATATCCCGCACGGTACGAATCAGGCTGGCGAGGATGCGACCGTAGGAGCCTCGATACAGCGTATCCAAGTCCATGCGCCTACCGCGCGACAACCTCTTCCATCGACTTGGGGCAGAACTTGCCGCGCTCGTGGTCGCTCACCACCGGGCGCACCTCCACCGCGATACCCGCCCGCAGCCCCGGAAAGCGGCTGGCAATGGCGATCGCCTCGTCGAGGTTGTCGGCCTGGATCCACTCAAACCCGCCCAGCAGCTCCTTGCTCTCGATGTAAGGCCCGTCAGTCACGAAGGTCTGACCGCCGCGCTGGCGGATCGTGGTAGCAGCCGAAGGGCCATGCAGGCCAGCGAAGTTGAGCGTGTGCCCGCTGCGGACGAGCTCTTCGTGCCAGGCACCGCAATCGCGGTGGATGGCAATGCGTTCTTCCTGCGGCAGCGCGTCGAACGCCTCCCGGTCCAAACAGATCATCAGAAGATATTGCATAGGTTTCCTTGATTCACTCCCTAGACGAACGCGCACCCGCCAAAACGACAGCAGGTGAGAAAAATTTTAATAAGCGCCGCTTTGGGCTGCAAGTGCACACCACCGTTCTAATATTAGAACAAGTCTCCGTTTGCCCCCGGGTGGAGGTTCCCACAACGTGCCAACTGGCGGCGCCGCAACCCCAAGGCAAGCCGCTACCCCACCCCGACCTACCCCTCTCCCTCCTTATGACCGACGCAGCGCACAAACTGCGGTTTCGCGAGAAAGCCGGCTACTCCCTCGGCGACGCTTCCGCCAATTTCGTGTTCCAGACGCTCCTGATCTTCCAGTCGTATTTTTATACCGACGTCTTCGGGATCTCGGCTTCCGCCGCCGCCTGGCTCTTCCTGCTGGTGCGCTTCAGCGATGCCATAACCGACCCGATCATGGGCATTATTGCCGACCGCACGGAAACGCGCTGGGGCAAGTTCCGCCCCTGGATCCTCTGGTCGGCCATTCCGTTTTGCCTCATGTTCTGGCTCGCGTTCACGACGCCCGACTGGGGAGACACCGCCAAGCTCTTCTACGCCTACATCACCTACATCGTGCTGATGATGATGTATACGGTGAACAACGTGCCCTACTCAGCGCTCAACGGGGTGATGACGGCCGACGTGGATGAGCGCACGAGCCTCTCGCAGTTCCGCTTCTTTGCCGCGATGGCCGCCGCGCTGCTCGTGCAGGGCCTCGTGCGCCCGCTGGCGGACAAGTTTGGGCAGGGCGACAACCAGCTTGGCTGGTCGATCACGATGGGGATTTTCGCCGCCGTGGCGCTCGTGTTCTTCGTCATCACGTTTTTCACGACCAAGGAGCGCGTGCGCCCACCCAAGGAGCAGAAGAACTCCATCGCGGCCGACTTCAACGATGCGTTTACCAACCGCCCGTGGCTGACGCTGTTCTTCGCCACGCTAATGATCTTCACCATGCTGTCGTTCCGGGGTGGCTCCTACTCCTATTTCTTCGACTATTACCTGTCGCAGCCTGCCTTGGCCGACTTCGCTCGCGGGCTTGGCCTGGGCGCGCCGGAGGGGCCGCTCAATATCGGGCAGCAGATCCTCAACGCGTTCGGCCTCCTCATCCGCGACGACAATTCCAACGCGGTCTCCGTCGGGTTCGGGTTCTTCAACATGGCAGGCTCGTTCATCACGATCCTGGGGGTGCTGATGTCGAAAAAGCTGTCGGAGTGGTTCGGCAAGCGGCGGGTCTTCACCGTCTCGCTGGCCGCGACGGCGGTGGCTGGCATCCTGCCGTTTTTCCTGCCGGCAGAGCAGGTGACGCTGCACTTCCTCGTCGGCATGCTGTGGTCGCTCTGCTACGGCCCTTCGATCCCGCTCCTGTGGTCGATGATCGGCGATGCGGCGGACTACTCGGAGTGGCGCAACCATCGCCGCTCGACCGCCTTCGTCTTTGCGGGCGTCGTCTTTGCGCTCAAGGCAGGGCTCGGCATCGGCGGATTCCTCGGTGGTCAAGTGCTGGCAGCCTACGGCTATGCGGCGGGCGTGGCCCAAACGGAGACCAGCCTGCTCGGCATCCGCCTCTCCGCCACCGCTTACCCGGCCCTCGCGCTCGGCCTCGCGGCGGTCATCATGCTCTTCTACCCCATCACCAAAGACATGAGCCACCGTATGCAGGCCGAACTCATCGCCCGCCGCCAGCGCGAAGCAAGCGCAGCGACCTGAGCCCGAGGTTCCGCCAGGTCTCCATGCAAAGCTTCTGCCTCTGCGGCAGGAGCTTTTTTATGCCCGGATGCAAAACCTGGTTAACGCGAATTTCCATTCGGCAAAGTAGTCGCCGACGATGTGGCCTTTATAGAAGACCCGAATCGCCTTCTCAGTTTCGCAAGCAAGCCCACGGCTCAGAATTTCGACTTGCAGTGCCTTTTGGTGAACCTTTTCCAGAAAGCCGTAACCAAGTGATCGGTGCACCTCAAAGGCCGCACCGATCACTTCTCGAGTAATGTCTTCGTGCTCCAGCATCAGAAATCCGCGAAAATCCGCGTTTCATCTGCGGCTAGAAAACACGTGATCTGAGGCCTTACGCTTTGGCCGGCACGCGGAGCATGTCGAGCTTGTGCAGCTCTTCCGCGATCTGGACGGCGTTGAGCGCGGCGCCCTTGAGGAGCTGGTCGCCGACGACCCAGAAGGCGAGGCCGTTTTCGAAGGCGGTGTCCTTACGCAGGCGACCGACGCCGCAGTCGTTCATGCCGCTGTAACGCAGGGGCATGGGGTACTGCTTGGCATTCGGCTCGTCGAACAGCTCCACCCCGGCAAAGTCGCGGATGGCCTGACGGGCTTCTTCGAGGTCCACCGGCTCGAAGAACTCGGCGTTGACCGCGATGGAGTGGGCACGGAAGACCGGCACGCGCACGCAAGTGACGGAGCAGGCGAGGTCGCCGAGGCCCATGATCTTGCGGCTCTCGTTGAGCATCTTGAGCTCTTCCTTGGTGTAGCCGTTGTCCGTAAACTTGTCGACCTGCGGGATCAGGTTGAACGCGATCTGATAAGGATAGTGTTCCACCTTCAGCTCTTCGCCCTTGGCGTGGCTCTTCACCTGCTGGTCGAGCTCTTCCATGCCTTCGACTCCGCTGCCGGAGGTGGCCTGGTAGGTCGCGGCGGTGAAGCGGCGCAGCTTGAACTTCTGGTGCAGCGGGTAGAGCCCCATCAGCGTGATGGCGGTCGAGCAGTTCGGGTTGGCGATGATGCCGGTGTGCTCGGCCAGGGCATGGGAGTTGATCTCCGGCACCACGAGGGGCACGGAGGGGTCCATGCGGAAAGCGGAGCTGTTGTCCACCACCACGCAGCCGGCCTCGACCGCGATCGGGCCGAACTTCTCGGAAATGTCGCCCCCGGCGCTGAAGAGCGCGAGATCGAGCTCGCGGAAAATCTCCGGCGTGGTTTCCTCGACCGTGTAAGTGTGTTTGCCAAAAGTCACGGTCTTGCCCGCAGAACGGGCGGAGGCGAACAGGCGCAGCTCCGACATGGGGAAATTGCGCTCATTCAGCAAGCGGATGAACTCTTGACCTACGGCGCCGGTCGCGCCGACGATGCCTACACGGTATGCCATTGGAATGGGAACTATTGTGGGAAACGTATGTTCGAACTTGCCAGAAGTGGCAAATTGAACCCTCGCACCATGCGATTTTCGTGTCACTTGGCCAGCAAATTCTCTGGCGCGTACGGGATGGGCAGCTAATGGCCACCTACCCCGTCAGCTTCAGCCGCAAGCCGGTCTCCTGCACCGCCAACTCCGAAGGCACGCCGTGGGGCCTGCACGCGGTGGCGGAAAAGCATGGCGACGGCGCGGCTCCGGGCACGGTCTTCATCGGCCGCGTGCCGCAGGGGCTCTACTGGGAGCGCGATGACTACGGGCCCGACCAGCCCGCCTACGTCGCCACCCGCATCCTCTGGCTGACGGGCCTGGAGCCGGGCCTGAACCAGGGTGGCAACTGCGACACTTACAAACGCTACGTCTATATTCATGGCACCGTCCACCCCGAGCGTTTCCCGCAGCGCGACTCCAGCGGCTGCCTCCTGCTGCGCGACGACGACCTGATCGCGCTCTTCGACGCCACGCCGGTGGGCACGCACGTCTTGATCGACCGCTACGGAGTAGACGAGTAGCCCCTACTCCAGTGCCTCCAGGATGGCCGTGCCGATGCGGTCGGCCAGCAGGCGACCTTCGAGGGTCAGCGCCACCCGCCGGCCCTCCTGCGTCATCAGGCCTTCCTCGGTCAAGTCGTCGAACAAGGTGCGGAGGGCATCCGGCAGCGGGAGGCCAAAGCGTGACTCGCGCTCGGCCAGGTCTACCCCCTCGTTCATGCGCAGGCCAAAGACCAGCGCGTCTGCGAGCAGCGACTGCGGGGTCAACGGCACGATCTCCTGCTCCGCCGGTTGGCCGCTTTCGACGCCCTGCAGCCACTGGTCGATATTCGGGGCATTGGTCCAGCGGCGACCGCCAAATTGGCCGGAGGCCGACGGCCCGTAGGCCAGCCACTCGTGCATCGCCCAGGTGTTGAGGTTGTGCCGGCAGGCCCGGCCCGGTCGCGCGAAGTTGGAGATCTCGTATTGCGGCAGCCCCTCGCCCTCCAGCACTTCCCAGGCTCGCGTGTAATAGTCGCTCTCGTCTTCGATGCTCAGCTTGGTCGTCTGGCCCTTCTGCAGCTTCACCCAGAGCGCGGTATCTTCCTCGAAGGTCAGGCAATAGGTGCTGAGGTGTTGGGGCTCCTGGCGCAAGGCCTCGCGCAAATCGGCTTCCCAGCTATCGAGCGTCTGACCGGGCACGGCGAAGATCAGGTCGAGGTTGAGGTTGTCGAAACCGGCGGCGCGGATCAGCTCGATCGCGTGGTAGACCTGCTTGGGCGAGTGCGAGCGGCCCAGCCGGTCGAGCAGCACGGGGTCGAAACTCTGCACGCCCATCGAGATGCGGTTGACGCCCAGCTCGCGCAGCACCTCCAGCTTGTCGGCCTTCACGGTGCTCGGGGCCATCTCGATCGTCCACTCCTGCGGTGGCTGCGGCAGCGCCGCGAGCATGGCCCGGCCAAGGCGCTCCAGATCCTTCGCGGCCAGCAGGCTAGGTGTGCCCCCTCCCCAGAAAACGGTATCGACGGGGCGACTAGGCGGGCGGAGCTGCAATTCGCGCTCGATGCCAGCCAGATAACGGTCCAACTCCTGCCGTTTAGGGGCTTCCTGATAGAAGTTGCAGAAGTCGCACGCGCGGGCGCAAAACGGCACGTGCAGGTAGAGGCCGAGCGGGCGGCAGAATTCAGCTTTTGCTTGCAGAATCATTTGTTCATGGGCTAAGTAGCGAATAATGAAACGCTTTAAAGGCAAAACGTGGGCAGCCCTCGCCGCACTGGCGGCAATCGGCTTTACCCTCAGTGG harbors:
- the hemW gene encoding radical SAM family heme chaperone HemW → MILQAKAEFCRPLGLYLHVPFCARACDFCNFYQEAPKRQELDRYLAGIERELQLRPPSRPVDTVFWGGGTPSLLAAKDLERLGRAMLAALPQPPQEWTIEMAPSTVKADKLEVLRELGVNRISMGVQSFDPVLLDRLGRSHSPKQVYHAIELIRAAGFDNLNLDLIFAVPGQTLDSWEADLREALRQEPQHLSTYCLTFEEDTALWVKLQKGQTTKLSIEDESDYYTRAWEVLEGEGLPQYEISNFARPGRACRHNLNTWAMHEWLAYGPSASGQFGGRRWTNAPNIDQWLQGVESGQPAEQEIVPLTPQSLLADALVFGLRMNEGVDLAERESRFGLPLPDALRTLFDDLTEEGLMTQEGRRVALTLEGRLLADRIGTAILEALE